GCTCTGGCAAAGACTCCGGCCGCTGACGGAGCGATGGACGCCCCTGCTGCCGTGAAGAGGTCATCGGACAAACCGCTGCCAATCCCTGCGTCGGTTTCGATAAGCACCGTATGCCCACGCTTGGTCAATGATTCAACGCCGGCCGGAACAATGGCCACACGGTATTCATTGTTTTTTGTTTCTTTGGGGACTCCGATGATCATAGGGCCTCGGTTGGTGTGGACCTTGGTTGAGGATTTGGTGTCAGCGCTGGGGGGCGGTCATTTTGTCCGGTTGGACAACCTGGTCGAACTTCTCCCCTGTCATAAAGCCGAGTTCGACAACCGCCTGGCGGAGGGTTTTGTTTTCCTGGAACGCCTTTTTGGCCACTTGCGCGGCCTTGTCATAACCGATGTGGGGGTTCAAGGCAGTTACGAGCATCAGGGAGTTTTCCAGGTTTGTCTTGATGTTCAGGCGATTCGCTTCAATTCCGGCCACGCAGTTTTCGCGGAAGCTGTTCATGGCATCGGACAAAAGGCGGATGGATTGTAGGACATTATAGATGATGACCGGCTTATAGACATTGAGTTCAAAATTTCCCTGGGACCCGGCAATGGCCACGGTGGTGTCATTGCCCATGACTTGGGCGCAGACCATGGTCATGGCCTCGCATTGGGTCGGGTTGACTTTTCCCGGCATGATAGAACTTCCCGGCTCGTTTTCCGGCAGATGGATCTCCCCCAAACCGCTGCGCGGGCCTGACCCCAGCCAGCGGATGTCGTTGGCGATTTTCATCAGGGACACCGCGATGGTCCGCAGCATGCCGCTCAGTTCTACCAGGGAGTCATGGGTGGCAAGGGCTTCGAATTTATTGCGGGCCGATGTGTACGGGTTGCCGGTGACCTTTTTGATCTCCGAGGCAACTCGCTCGGCAAATTCCGGATGGGTGTTCAGGCCGGTTCCCACCGCTGTCCCCCCGATGGCCAGCTCGCAGACCCGGGGCAAGACGGCCTGGATGCGCTCGATTCCGCTGGTGAGTTGCTGGACATAGCCGGAAAACTCCTGCCCAAGGGTGAGCGGGGTGGCATCCATCAAATGCGTTCTTCCGATTTTGATGATATCCTTGAATTCTTTGCTTTTGGCCGACAAGGAGTCCCGGAGTTGGCTTAAGGACGGGATCAACCTGGAATGCAACTGTTCCACGGCCGCGATGTGCATGGCCGCGGGGAAAGTGTCGTTGGAAGACTGCCCCATATTGACGTCGTCGTTGGGATGAATGGGATCTTTGCTCCCCCTCTTCCCGCCGGCCATCTCAATGGCGCGGTTGGCGATGACCTCATTGACGTTCATGTTGGTCTGGGTGCCGCTTCCAGTCTGCCAAACAACCAGGGGAAACTCCGCGGTCAGCTTGCCGGCAATCACGTCCTCGGCAGCCTTAACGATCAGCTCCGCTTTTTTCGCGGGCAGGAGGTTGAGGTCTTTGTTCACGGTGGCCGCGGCCTTTTTCAGGACGCCGAAGGCGCGGATCAGCTCCGCAGGCATGGTTTCGTTCCCGATCTTGAAGTTGGCCAGCGACCGGGCGGTTTGGGCCCCATAATAACGTTCGGCCGGGATCCTCACCTCGCCCATGGTGTCCTTTTCAATCCGATCATCCATTGTGTCTATCTCCGTTGTTCACGGAATTACGCCTTTTTTTCTTCCATCCAGGCCCTGAGAAGATCGACGGGAAGCGGGAAAATGGTGGTTGTGTTGTTTTCTTTGCCGATCTCGACAAGCGTCTGGAGATAGCGCAGTTGGATCGCCATGGGCGATTTTTGCATTTTTTCGGCGGCCTCGCAGATTTTTGCCGCAGCCTGGAATTCCCCTTCCGCCGCGATGACCTTGCCCCGGCGTTCCCGTTCCGCTTCGGCCTGTCTGGCCATGGCGCGGCGCAATTCATCCGTCAGGTCCACGTGCTTGATTTCGACGTTGGCGACCTTGATCCCCCAGGGATCGGTCTGCCGGTCCAGGATGCTTTGCAGCTGGGAATTGATTTTTTCGCGCTGGCTCAGCAGATCGTCAAGCTCCATTTCCCCGATGACGCTCCGCAGGGTGGTCTGCGCCATCTGGGACGTTGCATATTCATAATTCTGGACTTCAATGACCGCCTTTGTCGGGTCCATGACGCGGTAATAAACAACCGCGTTGACCTTGGCAGAAACGTTGTCTTTGGTGATGATGTCCTGTGGCGGAACGTCCAGGGTGATCGTCCTCTGGCTGATGACAACGGCCTGGTCGATCGGCCAGGCGATAAAGGTGTAGCCGGGTCCCTTGGGCGCTTCCAGAACGCGGCCCAGCCGGAACACGACCGCGCGTTCATATTCGCGCAGGAAGCGGACGCTGTTGAAAAACCAGATCAGGAACAGGATGATCGCGATGCTCATGAAGGGCATATCAGTTTCCTTTCTTAAGTTTTTTGACCTTAACGGTTAGTCCTTCAACGGCGGTAACTGTGACCTTCTCGCCCGCCGGGATCGATTCGTCCGAAACCGCGTTCCAGAGCTCTCCATGCACAAAGACGCGGCCTTCCTGCTCAGTGCCGATGAGTGTCCTGGCTTCTCCCTTCTCTCCGATAAGGCCTTCCCGCCCGCCTTTGATCTTCCTCGAATGGGCGCGGATCGTGGCCTGGACAAGAAAAGTCGTGATCAGGGCTGTTGTCAATGTCAGAGAGAAAATCAGCCCCTTGGAAACTTTCATCATCGGAAGGCTGGAATCAAAAAGAAGCATGGATCCCAGGATCATGCACCCCACCCCCGCCAGCGTCAGAAGGCCAAACCCGGGGACAAACGCCTCGGCGACGAGCAGGACAAGCCCAAGAATGATCAGGGCCACGGCCGCGTAATTGGTCGGGAGCGCTTGCATACTGTAAAACGCAAGCACCAGGAAAATGAATCCCAGGATGCCCGGCGCGCCGAAACCGGGATGGGTCACTTCGTACAGCAGGCCGTAGAATCCCAGGATCATGAAAATATACGCGATATTGGGATTGGCCAGGACATTGAAGAATTTCTGGCGGAATGTCATGGGAATCCGTTTGACCGGCGCATCCTTGGTCCTGAGGACAAGGTCCTTGTCGGCGACTTTGACGCTGCGGCCGTCCAGCTGGTTGAGCAGATCCGTTTCATCCCTGGCGATGATCTCAACGACTTTCAGTTCCAGGGCTTCGGAGGCTGTGATCGACGAGCTTTTGGTGACGCTTTTGATGGCCCACTCGACATTGCGGTCACGCTCCTCGGCCAGGGATTTGACGAACGCCACGGTGTCCTGGAGGATCTTGCTGCTCATCGGGTCCGGGTCTGC
This window of the Candidatus Omnitrophota bacterium genome carries:
- the fumC gene encoding class II fumarate hydratase, coding for MDDRIEKDTMGEVRIPAERYYGAQTARSLANFKIGNETMPAELIRAFGVLKKAAATVNKDLNLLPAKKAELIVKAAEDVIAGKLTAEFPLVVWQTGSGTQTNMNVNEVIANRAIEMAGGKRGSKDPIHPNDDVNMGQSSNDTFPAAMHIAAVEQLHSRLIPSLSQLRDSLSAKSKEFKDIIKIGRTHLMDATPLTLGQEFSGYVQQLTSGIERIQAVLPRVCELAIGGTAVGTGLNTHPEFAERVASEIKKVTGNPYTSARNKFEALATHDSLVELSGMLRTIAVSLMKIANDIRWLGSGPRSGLGEIHLPENEPGSSIMPGKVNPTQCEAMTMVCAQVMGNDTTVAIAGSQGNFELNVYKPVIIYNVLQSIRLLSDAMNSFRENCVAGIEANRLNIKTNLENSLMLVTALNPHIGYDKAAQVAKKAFQENKTLRQAVVELGFMTGEKFDQVVQPDKMTAPQR
- a CDS encoding slipin family protein, whose amino-acid sequence is MPFMSIAIILFLIWFFNSVRFLREYERAVVFRLGRVLEAPKGPGYTFIAWPIDQAVVISQRTITLDVPPQDIITKDNVSAKVNAVVYYRVMDPTKAVIEVQNYEYATSQMAQTTLRSVIGEMELDDLLSQREKINSQLQSILDRQTDPWGIKVANVEIKHVDLTDELRRAMARQAEAERERRGKVIAAEGEFQAAAKICEAAEKMQKSPMAIQLRYLQTLVEIGKENNTTTIFPLPVDLLRAWMEEKKA
- a CDS encoding nodulation protein NfeD, producing the protein MRKFLSLPICAISLVLLCAGSHLAALPSSPVVHVIELNDDTINPVTAEYISRSIDQAEEEGAQCLVIKLDTPGGLLNSTRTIVKKILSARIPVVVYIAPDGSRAGSAGVFITYASHIAAMSPSTNIGAAHPVQIGEQKKEQKDDNYWDGLKELLKTMNEKNEEREKTAGDKAEGKQAKKEDSAKEQQKEEPEIEADPDPMSSKILQDTVAFVKSLAEERDRNVEWAIKSVTKSSSITASEALELKVVEIIARDETDLLNQLDGRSVKVADKDLVLRTKDAPVKRIPMTFRQKFFNVLANPNIAYIFMILGFYGLLYEVTHPGFGAPGILGFIFLVLAFYSMQALPTNYAAVALIILGLVLLVAEAFVPGFGLLTLAGVGCMILGSMLLFDSSLPMMKVSKGLIFSLTLTTALITTFLVQATIRAHSRKIKGGREGLIGEKGEARTLIGTEQEGRVFVHGELWNAVSDESIPAGEKVTVTAVEGLTVKVKKLKKGN